Proteins from one Esox lucius isolate fEsoLuc1 chromosome 19, fEsoLuc1.pri, whole genome shotgun sequence genomic window:
- the cracr2b gene encoding EF-hand calcium-binding domain-containing protein 4A isoform X2: MSSWLTDGEVLTGEGSGIASPCSPRLMVFPVPVSCGSPRSGPGGRGVGGHSLVGSPSSRESALGQPEFMGNMGKARELFVLCDKEGKGFITKRDMQRLQGELPLSPEQLESVFESLDRDNNGFLTPVEFNMGLMAGGLMWVEEDTEESQEETETEEKQVDPGELRFIQILTDLGAGKLFTDQWELCNLWCELHRDRPELLSLLEDVLVQALYQLQDSMRERDSLEQALRRRESDHDSIVQSIYEEMESRVREEKEKRLAQDSIRQLDRMQQIAEELKMKEQELETSLSNQKELEERIQTLDSEQTDIRTQNQQLHSHNMQLQEELETSREDLQTALDQLDLLQSNLAEQERMRDRRESDHDKVVQSIYEEMESRVREEKRLTQVNIRQLDRMQQIAEELKKKEQELETSLSNQKELEERIQTLDSEQTDIRTQNQQLHSHNMQLQEELETSREDLQTALDQLDLLQSNIREQERMRDRTVLKVSKNIQKEKDSLQRQLELLRDMNKRLRDEKDAHQSPKRVGLNPLGHGHPLLLSPLLPPVLPQSILPTHHHHSHCLCTSHDSSLWTHPFNHPHVNPC; encoded by the exons ATGTCCAGCTGGCTGACCGACGGGGAGGTTTTGACGGGTGAAGGAAGCGGGATCGCGTCCCCGTGCAGCCCCAGACTGATGGTGTTCCCGGTCCCAGTTAGCTGTGGCAGTCCCCGGTCTGGGCCGGGGGGCAGAGGGGTCGGGGGTCACAGCCTTGTCGGGTCACCCAGCTCCAGGGAGTCAGCACTGGGTCAGCCAGAGTTCATGGGTAACATGGGGAAGGCCAGGGAGCTGTTTGTTCTGTGTGACAAAGAGGGAAAGGGCTTCATCACCAAGAGAGACATGCAG AGATTACAGGGAGAGTTACCACTGTCCCCAGAACAGTTGGAGTCAGTGTTTGAGAGTCTGGACAGAGACAACAATGGTTTCCTGACACCTGTCGAGTTTAACATGGGCCTTATGG CTGGGGGCTTGATGTGGGTGGAGGAGGACACAGAGGAGAgtcaggaagagacagaaacagaggagaAGCAGGTGGATCCAGGAGAATTAAGGTTCATTCAGATACTGACGGACCTGGGTGCTGGAAAACTCTTCACAGA TCAATGGGAGCTGTGTAATTTGTGGTGTGAGCTCCATAGGGACAGACCAGAGCTGCTCTCCCTTCTGGAGGACGTCCTGGTCCAAGCTCTGTACCAACTACAAGActcaatgagagagagagacagtctggAACAAGCCCTACGCAG ACGAGAGAGTGACCATGACAGCATAGTTCAGTCTATCTACGAGGAGATGGAGAGTCGGgtcagagaggagaaagaaaaacgaCTCGCTCAG GACAGTATAAGACAGTTGGACAGAATGCAACAGATTGCTGAGGAACTAAAGATGAAGGAACAGGAATTAGAGACCTCCCTGTCCAATCAGAAAGAG CTGGAGGAGAGGATCCAGACACTGGACAGTGAGCAGACAGATATTAGGACACAGAATCAGCAGCTCCACAGTCATAACATGCAGCTTCAGGAAGAGCTGGAGACCAGCAGGGAGGATCTACAGACCGCCCTGGACCAGTTAGATCTCCTACAATCAAACCTTGCAGAgcaggagaggatgagagacag ACGAGAGAGTGACCATGACAAGGTAGTTCAGTCTATCTACGAGGAGATGGAGAGTCGGGTCAGAGAGGAGAAGCGACTCACTCAG GTCAATATAAGACAGTTGGACAGAATGCAACAGATTGCTGAGGAACTGAAGAAGAAGGAACAGGAATTAGAGACCTCCCTGTCCAATCAGAAAGAG CTGGAGGAGAGGATCCAGACACTGGACAGCGAGCAGACAGATATTAGGACACAGAATCAGCAGCTCCACAGTCATAACATGCAGCTTCAGGAAGAGCTGGAGACCAGCAGGGAGGATCTACAGACCGCCCTGGACCAGTTAGATCTCCTACAATCAAACATTAGAGAgcaggagaggatgagagacag GACTGTACTGAAGGTCTCCAAGAACATACAGAAAGAAAAGGACAGTCTGCAGAGACAGCTGGAGTTATTaag GGATATGAACAAACGTCTACGGGATGAAAAAGATGCCCACCAGTCCCCAAAGAGGGTTGGTTTAAATCCCCTGGGTCACGgacaccctctcctcctctctcctctccttcctcccgtCCTCCCTCAGTCCATCCTCCCAACACACCATCACCACTCCCACTGCCTTTGCACCAGTCATGACAGTTCCCTGTGGACACACCCCTTTAACCATCCTCATGTAAATCCATGCTAA
- the cracr2b gene encoding EF-hand calcium-binding domain-containing protein 4A isoform X1, translated as MSSWLTDGEVLTGEGSGIASPCSPRLMVFPVPVSCGSPRSGPGGRGVGGHSLVGSPSSRESALGQPEFMGNMGKARELFVLCDKEGKGFITKRDMQRLQGELPLSPEQLESVFESLDRDNNGFLTPVEFNMGLMAGGLMWVEEDTEESQEETETEEKQVDPGELRFIQILTDLGAGKLFTDQWELCNLWCELHRDRPELLSLLEDVLVQALYQLQDSMRERDSLEQALRRRESDHDSIVQSIYEEMESRVREEKEKRLAQDSIRQLDRMQQIAEELKMKEQELETSLSNQKELEERIQTLDSEQTDIRTQNQQLHSHNMQLQEELETSREDLQTALDQLDLLQSNLAEQERMRDRRESDHDKVVQSIYEEMESRVREEKRLTQVNIRQLDRMQQIAEELKKKEQELETSLSNQKELEERIQTLDSEQTDIRTQNQQLHSHNMQLQEELETSREDLQTALDQLDLLQSNIREQERMRDRTVLKVSKNIQKEKDSLQRQLELLRDMNKRLRDEKDAHQSPKRVGLNPLGHGHPLLLSPLLPPVLPQSILPTHHHHSHCLCTSHDSSLWTHPFNHPHVNPC; from the exons ATGTCCAGCTGGCTGACCGACGGGGAGGTTTTGACGGGTGAAGGAAGCGGGATCGCGTCCCCGTGCAGCCCCAGACTGATGGTGTTCCCGGTCCCAGTTAGCTGTGGCAGTCCCCGGTCTGGGCCGGGGGGCAGAGGGGTCGGGGGTCACAGCCTTGTCGGGTCACCCAGCTCCAGGGAGTCAGCACTGGGTCAGCCAGAGTTCATGGGTAACATGGGGAAGGCCAGGGAGCTGTTTGTTCTGTGTGACAAAGAGGGAAAGGGCTTCATCACCAAGAGAGACATGCAG AGATTACAGGGAGAGTTACCACTGTCCCCAGAACAGTTGGAGTCAGTGTTTGAGAGTCTGGACAGAGACAACAATGGTTTCCTGACACCTGTCGAGTTTAACATGGGCCTTATGG CTGGGGGCTTGATGTGGGTGGAGGAGGACACAGAGGAGAgtcaggaagagacagaaacagaggagaAGCAGGTGGATCCAGGAGAATTAAGGTTCATTCAGATACTGACGGACCTGGGTGCTGGAAAACTCTTCACAGA TCAATGGGAGCTGTGTAATTTGTGGTGTGAGCTCCATAGGGACAGACCAGAGCTGCTCTCCCTTCTGGAGGACGTCCTGGTCCAAGCTCTGTACCAACTACAAGActcaatgagagagagagacagtctggAACAAGCCCTACGCAG ACGAGAGAGTGACCATGACAGCATAGTTCAGTCTATCTACGAGGAGATGGAGAGTCGGgtcagagaggagaaagaaaaacgaCTCGCTCAG GACAGTATAAGACAGTTGGACAGAATGCAACAGATTGCTGAGGAACTAAAGATGAAGGAACAGGAATTAGAGACCTCCCTGTCCAATCAGAAAGAG CTGGAGGAGAGGATCCAGACACTGGACAGTGAGCAGACAGATATTAGGACACAGAATCAGCAGCTCCACAGTCATAACATGCAGCTTCAGGAAGAGCTGGAGACCAGCAGGGAGGATCTACAGACCGCCCTGGACCAGTTAGATCTCCTACAATCAAACCTTGCAGAgcaggagaggatgagagacag ACGAGAGAGTGACCATGACAAGGTAGTTCAGTCTATCTACGAGGAGATGGAGAGTCGGGTCAGAGAGGAGAAGCGACTCACTCAG GTCAATATAAGACAGTTGGACAGAATGCAACAGATTGCTGAGGAACTGAAGAAGAAGGAACAGGAATTAGAGACCTCCCTGTCCAATCAGAAAGAG CTGGAGGAGAGGATCCAGACACTGGACAGCGAGCAGACAGATATTAGGACACAGAATCAGCAGCTCCACAGTCATAACATGCAGCTTCAGGAAGAGCTGGAGACCAGCAGGGAGGATCTACAGACCGCCCTGGACCAGTTAGATCTCCTACAATCAAACATTAGAGAgcaggagaggatgagagacag GACTGTACTGAAGGTCTCCAAGAACATACAGAAAGAAAAGGACAGTCTGCAGAGACAGCTGGAGTTATTaag GGATATGAACAAACGTCTACGGGATGAAAAAGATGCCCACCAGTCCCCAAAGAGGGTTGGTTTAAATCCCCTGGGTCACGgacaccctctcctcctctctcctctccttcctcccgtCCTCCCTCAGTCCATCCTCCCAACACACCATCACCACTCCCACTGCCTTTGCACCAGTCATGACAGTTCCCTGTGGACACACCCCTTTAACCATCCTCATGTAA ATCCATGCTAA